The region CGGCACACATTTTTGTAAACTAAGAGTCATTTTAAATAACTCAGATTCTTCtatccttaaaaaaaatcaatcaaaattgCTTCAGGGATTTATATAAATTGAAGtaacactttaaaaacatacaaaaagaaCTTAATGTGAGTGAACTATGATGCTAGTTCTCTCATCCTACGCCTATTACTCTTTTAGATTTTCCCAAATCTTCACATAAAAGGATGTAATTTTCTTAATGCAcaatctgtatatatatatatatatatatagctgtTCAAAATTTGTCATAGCTAGATCATAACTGTCCTCCATTTTGCACTTTTGCTAGCTCGCTTAaagctgcatatttttttttagccactAGGGGCAGAAAAACAGGCTCACACAGCAACAGTACCAACCAGTTATGGTTAACTGATTTTGCACAAAGATCATTTGTTAGCAAACACAACACTGGCAGAGGTTTATTAAAACAGTTAtgtcattttgttcattttaatccTCCAAATTCGTCCCAGAGTGCACCAAGGACAGTTACGGACTTGATAACTATGACAACTGCAATCTGCTTTTTCAGAAAAGATGTTGTGTAGGCTTGTGGCCACAGTTTCTGTACATcacactaaacaaacaaaaaaaataagaagagTCTTGCATTGAATGTCTAAAAACCTGTAGCTATAGCTGGGTAGCTCACTAGCTAGCTTGTGCTACTTACCATTGGACAAGATCAGGATTAATAGTAGTAGTCTTTGCCTTTGAAAATGTCACCTATGAAGAGGAATAACATTGGGAGATACGCTTGTTCCCTTTTTACAACTGTCAGTTGCTTGCATGTTCCctgtgcagctctgtctctttgtgtctcgtTAGGAAGCACCGGTGCCACTGCTCTTTTTGAAATGACATGAGTGGATTGACGTGTCCGTGAACTGTCCTGTTCACAGCTGTGGGGAGCAAACTGGATTGACATCAAACTGTCTAcaaatttaaagttttgttCCTGTCCATCTGACAAATACAAGCCCAAATACTCTCTCATTAGCTCTGTTTAGGTACCCATCAATGAAATGTTTGGGTCTTTAGCTAACAAGATGCTTGGGTTCATCAGCCGCTTTGTAACTTTGTCTGTGTGCCAGTTAGGTAGCTGGTGTACAGTGGATTCATCAGAACATTTTTGGCTTGAAATGTCTGCCTACAGGGATGAATGAGAACAATGAGACTCAGCCttactgtaaaaacaatgagctaagaAGCTTAAAAGCTCCGCAGACCTTGGTGTCAGTGATTTTTGCACTATTAGCAAACGTTTCACATTACACGGTCCTTTGATTCACTGTTAATATcaaaaaatatagattaaagCAGGTTTAAGGAAAACAATGTGCTGCAAGATTCACAGTGAAGACAATACTGTGttcatgcacaaaaacacaaataatccaTACATTCAAAGTGCTGTGATATAATTCCAACAATCATGTTGTCTTATGTGTACAGGCAGCCAAATGTTACAGTGAAGTTTTGACAAAGTCTGTCACAAACACAGTACTGCATGAATTATGTTAAGTTATAGTTAAACTGAGAAAGAAACTCAAATCACAGGGTAAAGTCATTCCAATGAGCGAGAGTTTAGCCTTATCGAGCCTCTCACTGGTCGACCGTCCTCAGTTTGAACCACAGTCAAATTCATCAGCTGAATATTTTCATATCCTCATGTGAATATGGCCAGAGTGAAGGTGGCGCATGAATCATAAAGtagattttaaaagatttttttttcatatttatgttcTCCCATCTATTGCTCATTCTGTAACTGCCATTTACATTTTAGCAAGTCAGCTGGTGCTCTTATTCATAACATCTTACAATCATTAAACAGGTAGTGGTCAGATGTGtggcccaaggacactttgacaggaaacatgttttataacaGATGGGATAATTTGAAAGTGTGATCCTACAATTTGTAAATGGCCTGTCTAACACTGTATGTTACCTTCGAGAAGGTTTTTGTCCCCTCAGGTGTGTAGGTTTAAGATTCTCATAGCTTGTTGTTTAAACATCATTTGGGAAAAAGagctttatatactgtaaataaaattttattgtAGGCTATGCTCACACCACAGACTCCTGAACCCGTCTAATAACAACATCAAAAGGAGTTCTTGAACTAACACTTGTCCTTTTTGTTTcagatgtatttgtgtgtgctctCCATCTCACTGATTCTCCCTCAATACCAACTGAGTTTTTCTTACAATTCTTCTTACTTCTTTTCCATTGTTGGTGTTGGTGACCTGCATAGCAACACTACCTCAGCCAAACTGCCACAAGCACCAAGATTTTGGCATTTTGTCCTATGTGAATGGATTAACAGTACATAAAAAATACTGCGTTGAGCTTTCAAATAAAAGTTACATAGGAATTCTTTGCCACAGCATCTGACTTTGTATCTGCTCACATGTGAAGAAACAAATCTGAATTGGGGCACTTTCAGCTGCAGtgtgagcattgccttgtagtAATCAATTCTTAATCAGTATGTTACTCTACAGTCTTTTCATCCTTGCTGCTTGACTGAGATTTTACTGCTTATTGCTAATGAATTTGTCAAGCAGATATTACAATTCCACTCGTTTTGTTTCAAACACACTCTAATCAGCTGGTGAAAAAGCTAGAACATGTAAGggatgacttttttttgtttttgccagaTTTCTTCTTGAGTTTGGGCATGATTCCTGCTTTAGGTGAGACCTAAAGTTCTAACATTAAGAGCTAGGGGCCAAAATACACAACCTTAGTGTGGTTACATCTCATATGAGGTTAGCCAGACTGGAGGTAGTCTCTCTGCGAGCATGGCGGTCCATGTGTCCAGACACAGTGAAGATATTCAAAACCTGGTCCACAAACCGTCGTCCGTGCCTTGTCCTCTCAAGGAGGACCACCACGACTGAGTATATCCCAACACCCAAAACTGCAGCCCCCCCTCCAGCCAGCAAAACCACTCCAGAGATGTACATGTCATTAAGGGCTTGGCCAGGCTTCGGCATGTGGTTAGCCAGGGCCAGATGTAGTAGAACCCCTCCACAAATCAACAGTGACAGCCCAGTAATCAAAACCACAAGGAGGTCTGATAAACCGCCACTTTTTAGCATGTCAATCCGTTGCCGGCTTCGAACGCAATTCATGTCCTGCACAGCCGAGCTGAGCAGTTGTTTGAGCAGGACCCCCAGGGCTAGCAGGCAGAGGGCTGTGCCTGCGCCAAGCCGCCATTCACTTGAGacgctggtggtggtggagagaaGCCCAACGCCTCCGAGCCCACAGCCCAGAATTAGAAATACAGCGACGCAGTAGCAGAGCAGAGACTTCCCTGGATCTCTGAACCACCACAGCTCCACCTGTTCCTCCAGTATGCTGTGCTGAATCTGAACTGGGTCGGCAGGACCATTGAGGCCCAGTTCAGGGCCTCTGTGTCCCCTCAGGGGGGGAAAGTTGTCCAGTTCAGGCATCCTGCTGCCACTCCCAGCCTGCTGAAAAAGGCCGCCACCACCACAGAGGAAGCAGAATCCACTTAAGAATCTTTTCAGCCCTTATTCCATTCACAACACTGTCAGGTCCAGCAAACAAGTCCCGAGGTTTGAGAGGAGGTTGCTCCGTATGTTATCCTGAAAATCTTAAAGGTGGCTTGATTTTGTGGCAATGAATATAATGCAACTAAATCACTTGACTGAGCTGAGTGTATTGTAGTTTTATCCACCCTGGTGTGTTTACAAAGCGTTCACAAAGTCTGGTATACAGAGATAGGTCCAAATTCTCAAAACATCCACAAAATTTCCAGTCCTGATTTTGCAGAGCATCAGCAGTCACCTAGAAGAGAAGACAAATGTGAAGACTGGTTTTATATGAGCACTAAAATTTGAACTTTTAACCTTTTGTTCTAACCGCTTTCCAAAGAACACAGACTTTAAAAGATCTGATCTGTGCAAGGTGAGTTGAAGAATAACTTAATGACCAGTAGTTGATGTTCTTGCCTTGCTGTATTGATGTAGGAATGCACCCACGAGGGTTTGTCCAGCACACCCTGACATCACTTATGTTTGGTTACAGGTGCAGCAGAGCACAACCCTGACCTCACCTAACAGTGATGCATGGTGTGGCCAGAGATGCAACAGACTTTGAATTGGAAGAATCAGCGCTAGGTGTTGAACTACTCTAAGTTTATGTATCTTTGCTGTGAGTGGCTGATAAAAATCCATCAAAttaaaagatacacacacacttacgagcacacacagagagacagagttttGTACTTTTTCTGATCACCCAAACTGTGTAAAAAACTTGGTGTGCTGACACTTGCAACCTTTTCTATCTCTCATTATCACTATGCTAATGAGTTGCCACTACAGAGGCGGCTGGATAAAACAAGCATCAGCTGCCGATAGAATAAACAATGCccatccacacaaacacacacaatcaaaaagctaatgcagatgtaaattttctgtctctcatcttcccaaacacacacccacactggCTCACTGGATAAATCCTCCCATTTGAACTCTCCAGTACCTCAAATCCAGTAAATCTTTCCTCtcttgtgtgggtgtgtgtgtgcattgtctATACTGTATTGTTGTCTATAATGTTATGTGTTTTACAACATACTGTACCAGGTAAAGGCTCATTACTCCTTCCAAATGTATTCTTTTCTATTACGTTTCTGTTCAattccccctcctctcttccttcaatCTTTGTCTTACCTCAGCATATTCAATCTCTCTACTGTAGTTTGTAACCTCATCACATCCCTATAACACAAAAcatatacaacacacacacacacacacgctcacacaaacaaacatcctCAAGGTTATGGCTGGCGACAGCTTGTCTTTTAAAACCTGTCAGCTGCTTTATTTCTATCAAAGTCAGCAGTGCGCGGCACAAGCCCACGCGCCCCAACACAGGCTGACAGGAGTTACAGCTTGTCCTTACCGGTCGTGGATttcactaacacaaacactgctctgcaaaataaaataaaaaatatgtcagTCTGAACAGGTGTAACATGATCACACATTCAATCCTGAAATCTTGTTCTATTTAAACTTGTGACACCTCTAGAAaccagttttaaaaaaaaacacagatctTTCAGATTTGTTTCTCCTGTTTAGAAAAGACTATAAACTAAAATGCAAgatcacatttcattttagtttGGACATGTATTGCCTTGCACTGAGGCAGAGCAGCAACACCGTGACACAGGGAGATATGAGGTGCATACACAAGGTGTGAAATGAAGAGTGAGGTAATTACAGCAGAGGACGAGGGGTGTTTATTGGCAACATGCTGTTCTGGAAGCTTTTCACATCCTGTATGATTGTGtatgtgcttatgtgtgtgtgtgtgtgtgttttacgaGCGTGAACAGTTGTAAATTAGTTGTGAGAGGTGCAGATATGaaaagtgcatgtgtgttggcatgtgtgtttatgacatgcttgtgtttatttcactcaaaaagacagagatgaaggtgtatttgttgtgtgtttgtgtgtgtgtatgtgtgctccCTCatatgtgcacgtgtgtgtttgttgagtCACTAATTAATCCCAGCTGGTTTGAGCTCAGTGTCACTGACAGGTAGCGCCACGGAAATAGCACAGCAATTAAGGTGTGTGcctgtatgttttttgtgtgtgaggtTGAGGCACCAAAGGTGTTAAGGTGACAAAAACAATTTATGTGATACACCACCAACATCTGACCCTTTGTCTTATAAAGCTTTTGAAAATATCACCTTCCTTTATATAGCACAAGTTTATGAAAGATTACTCTCTGATTCATTAAATAACACATAGTAAAGTGTAGCGGGGAAGCAACTGGGTGATAGAGCGAAAAGCGATGGCACGCAACAAAGATCATAAGATGAAATCGAACTTTAAACGACACAAATATATCTTACTCCACGTTGTGTTTCTCGCACTCTGATGTCCATTGACACGTACGCACACAGAACTGCTGGACTGTGTCTGCCTTTCCTCTTTTATCACTTCTATGACCTCTAGACTCTATCATATCAGCCGTGTCATATTGGCCTCATAAATATCTTTACAACAGCACTGACTCACTGCTTCGCTCTCCACTGGCCTCCTTTTAAGTAATAGCAGACAGGTACCGAGGTACAAACAATTTACACAACATCACGACTCAGTTTTTCCACAGTCGTCTGATCATCTAAAATTAAAATCACTGCGTCAGGAATGAGAAATTTTAGTCCGCTACACCTGTGCTCTAAAAACCTCCAGTACATTGTATGTCTAACGATCAATCCTCACACCTTAGTTGTGGATTTCACACAACTCCCACAATGTTCTTtgcatattcataaaaaaattaCACGTGTACGCGTGCTGTATCAGACTGTGAAACTGGATAACAATCAACAAATAGCATTATTGATAATCCATTTTATCCCTTCATTTGGACCAATTAGGCAGTTTTGAATAGACTCTAAATTTAAGAGTAGGTTACTCAAAGTGAGGTTAGTAAAATATGCTGGCAGAAGCTATATAATATCTGCACCAGTGATCATTACCACAATTTATTTGGAACAGAACTATAGATGACAAAGATTCTAAACGAGTTCCTTTTAAGTGACAGGAATAGATAGTAAGTGTGTCCTGGACACTCAGCCaggcagagaaaacagaaatgactgaAGACAGGCTGACGCTAACAGTCCAAACATTCTCTGTTATGCTAATGCACTTAGAGTAATGATGAAAAATCCCAAAGATAATCATAAACCTCGGACATAGAGTATCTCTCGCTCTATATTTGTCTGCCTCTTCTAAGTTATCAGCCTGCAAGGTCACCAGAGGAGCTGTGCTTTGGAGTAAAAACACTATACTGCACTCCAATTACCTGTGAAGCTTTGGGACTCAGGTATTCCCCCCTCTGTTATGTTGGCCCGCTGAATTCATTTCACTGGCCATTAGTGTCTCATTTTATTGTTGATGCGTAGTTCTTTTAAAATTGGTTGTCTGCCATTATATGCTAATCAGAATGCCAGTCAGCAGAGTAGGTTAGAAGACAGCAACGACATCCAATGAACCTAGAGTAGCCAAAATCGTGCTTCATGTAAAATTTGCAGGGATGTTCAGGCAAAAGAGTGCAACAGCACATTCCCTGACGCAAAGCAGATCTTTGACAAGTGCAGAGGTGTAATGCAGTGTAAACTCTGGCATACATGTAAATCTATGGAAGCTCTGACTGGAGTCGcacatgtatttctttttttgctgtCAGGGAAGGGCTTATTCTGCTTTATTCAGGTGGAAAGAACAATAAAAGAAGTGTCTTgcttactgtaaaaaaaatccatcccGCAtgttgatttgcattttaaaatggcAATATTTTTGCCAGGCAATTGCAGCTCTTCTTAGGCCAGAGGGGAAAGGAAGCGTGGAGCTCAGAATGAAACTTCTGTGGTGTTGAGTAAAACTTCACACTTCACACGCTGGTTTTCCTTTGGCATTTTTAGACTTCTTGTGATTTCCTGTGTCTTTTAAATAATGTCTCCTATATTTAGAATTTTTATCAGTGTTCACATCTTCTCTCCACACAAGCACAGAACAAGATATCTCCGCCAAATAATCAAAGCAAGAATATGTCAGGCAcaatttagaggaaaaaaacaacagaggtccTTCTGGTCCTGCTGTTGAATTTCCTGCTGTGTGCGTTTTTATCCTAGGGCCTTGGGTTGGGCTGAAGGGGAGTCCACGGGAGACTGGGCGATGTGTTGCCTTGGTGACAAAGCAATACTCTCCTCTTCGCCTTCCTGTCTCCCCCCTACACACAACTCACACAACCCCCTCTCCTCTAGTCAGGCGTTGATTCTCTTGGCGTCCCCACTGGCGAGGAGAGGGGTCAGGGTTGGCTCCATCTGTCTATGTGATGGGCATCGGTGCCAAGCGCCATGGGGgctggagggagaggaaagaaggcTCGTGTGGAGTGGGAGGGTAACGGATGTTTCTGAGCTGTCATCTGGGACTCCGTATGGGGTAGAAGCTGAGGGTGAACCTGGGGCAGCGGAGTGGGAAGGGGCTGAGGGAATGGGGTAGGGATGACGGGGTTAGAGGAGAGGGGGCTGAGGGTGGAGAAAAAGGCTTGGGGCTAGGGATAGTGCTGAGACTTCAGTGCTGTTGTAATGGTTGCAAATGTGGCTGGCAAAGAGAAATGATGCTGAATAGGTCTTTATGCAGACAAGCTGgatctttctttcttctctacAGTCACAATGGACAGCCGAGGCAGCCCGGGAGCCACACACTGTCCAGAAACAGTGAGGAGACAATGGCCGAGTCACTGTCACAGTGTCACTGTCCTCGCTCTGCCAGGGCTCGCAGGGGAAAGCCTaagacaagagagaaagaaagaactcTTTATCAGCTGTACATACTGCACTGTAAACCCACCTCTATGGCTCACCTTAGCAAGGCTTACCTATTATTCCCCTGTACTGCCACTGAATTACAGCTTATATCTCTCTGGCAGCAATTGCATCTCTAGTAACAGATGTGTGATTATCATACTGATTTACAAGCTCAATCAAAATGAGCCACTTACACataaagaagagagaggatTCACAGATGTGCCCTTCAACTGAAATTATATAGATGCAGTTATTTTTCCTCACAATCCAGTGCTTTCTTTTTAGCTGTGCTAGCCATGTGTGGCTCCAGGGATGGCAAAGTCGGTCAGTCCACCAGATTGATATCGAAACAACCATTGGctggactgccatgaaattgtgtacagacattcatggctcCCAGACGATGAATCATCAATAATGACTTCTTTAATCCTGTGAGTTTTCAtttagcgccaccagcaggttaaagtcttcacttatccagtgaaacatctcaacatcaaCCTGTTGGATTGACACAAACTTTTGTACACGTTCATGGTTCCTTGATGAAtatatcctaatgactttggtgatcccctgacctttcctctagcaaCACCATGATGTCGACATTAGTGGTTTCGAATGCAATGTCTGGGCAACTATTGGATAGACTgccataaaatattttacacacattcatggatTTGGTGACCCCCTGGCTTTTCATCTagcatcatcaggtcaaaagtTTAGTTTGTCCTGCAAAACTTATGATATTCTTATCAGCCTCCcttttactttgtgtttggtgcaaattagcaaatgtttacaCCGAAAAATAAGATGGTTAACAAGGTAAACATTATTATacatgctaaacatcaacatgttagcattgttactGCAAGCTTGTTAATATCCTGTCATCGCCTTACAGAGCTGCTAACCTGGCTGTAGGCTTTAAGTCTTAACAGACAGTGATATTACTGGAGACTTAAAACAGATCCCACCAATTTCATTCTCATCCTCTTACTCTCTGGCTCCTCTCAGATGGTTTAATTCCACTCTTTCTGAGCGAGCTCATTTCTCAGCTTATGGCACGGCATCACCCCGACCGGCACAACCAGCCAAGACCTGCCCCCCTGACACCTTATCCACACGCAAACACACTCTCGTCTCCATCTGTTTTCCCTCCTATCCTTATCTCCCCGGTCTTCCAcacctttcctttctttccccgctcccctcctcctctgtctcatcACCAATGCTCTTTATCTCCCTAACTTCTTATCTCTcctgtctgctgtctgctctggcGTTTTGGTGTCGGGGAGAGAGATGTGTGCATTGGGTGGGTGaggggctggggggggggggttacttGTCTTTGCCACAGATCCCCCTCTGGCTCCAGGTAATACTGCCTGACTCAAAGCCCTTGTGGcataacacatgcacacacacacacacacacacacacacacacacacacacacacacatatacacagtggGCTGcatctgttttcatgttgtggtgtttacattgttttctCAGTGAGCTTCTGGCATCATTACCCCCTCGTAACATGCTGTATCACTTCCTAGCATCCACCTATTAATCAGCCTTAGTAATTTTTCTCAATATTGttaaacacacattaaacaaCAAAGGCACAGATAATCAGAACCTGATTCAGgaaaatgcaaagaaaacattttcaatctGTTATCTAATGTGGCATATGGCATTTCCCTCTTTTTAAATAGAGCTTCCTCCTCTCGGTGgtacacactgctgctgctgacaaaaATGTAGCCCAGCCCAGTCTACAGGCTGTGGGCCCCATTCAGCCACTTTTCTACAGCAGGAGCAAAATATGGCTCTCAAATGCTGGGTCCGATTCAAAATAGCTTGGACATTTCCACTTCTGTCAAACAATCTACATTACatgatttttttgggggggtagGTTGAGGAAATTAACTGAGTGACATGCATAATGACTAAGCTCTGTGATAACCCCCTTGATCCCTGCATTGGAGGAGTGATTGttgattacaaaaaaaaacctctggGCAGCCACTTGCTTTTCTCTGTCGTGCACAGCTGCAATATTAAAACGGTAATCAAATCAGCAATTAACATGCTGGTCCCCTTCTGCTTCACTCCTGCTGACGATGGGAAAGAggctacctttttttttcttcagtctttGTTTCTTTAACCCTCCTTCCCTCCACTTGTGGGTTCAGAGATGATATTCAGCATATTCTAATTTGATATTGGCTGTCTGGCAATAATGATTGTAATGAATGAGAGGCTGGCTCGATGTCTGGCTGTCTATCTTGTTTGCTGACTACCTGAAGTGACAGACTGCAGCACCACCTTATCTGTAAGGCTGAGAAACTGCTGCATTTCTAGCCACAGATGGATTTTCATGAAAGTTTGTGTGGACATTTATGTTCCCCataggatgaatcctactgacttttgCTAACCCTtcacttttcctctagcgccaccatgatgTTGATACTTTTTTATTCTAGTAAAAGGTCTTGACAACTACTGGATCCAGACATTAATGTCCCCCTCAAGATGTATGTATGGATTGTAATGTACTTTGTGTTAACGtgtttaatgttaatgttgggTTTCAATTAGCAAATATAAGCATGCTaatacactaaactaagatgctGACATTACACCTTCAACaacattatatctgctaaaaatcagcatgttagcatcgtcactgtgagcatgctgatgttagcttttaacttttaaagCACTGCTGTACCGTCTCGCCcatagcatggctgtagactcttggtcTTATAATGAAAAATCTTGCATAAAGCAGGTTAAAGGACATGGatggtgattttctgttttttcttactgtcaaccaATCTCAGGGCAGAACCAAACAaccaatgaattgatcctacttacaagtattgtgtgtgtatccaaagcctgatatatgtTATTACTCTGTGCCGTACATctttgttgttgtccaaaagctattaaaaaacacttcattgagccacactgttgcacaaGGTGACATATTCCTTCACCACAGGATTAGGGTGATGGTAGTTTGTTAAGAAACAGCttccaaagactaataatagcGTTCACGTTTTCAGTTTCTAAAGAGTAGTCCTGTTTATGGCAGACACCATTGTGCATGTGCAGAACGTGGTTCCATTTACAGTGTTTCGTGAGCTTGTTGTGCTTTACATCATAACCTTTTGACTTTGtattacattgtaaatttctcagaGAACTTAAGTATACGGAACTGCTCTCTGGAGACTAAAAACGTGACCGCTGTTATTAgactttggagccgtttctgaACAAACTGCTGTTACCACCACTGTGTgactcattgacatgtttttaatagtttttgggcaacaattgaggtctacagcacagaggaataagatgtatcaggctttggatatgCAATACTTCTAAGTAttatgagttcattgttggtttggctctgcacatgagatttgctgacaataagaaaaatagagaaaaccGCCAGTCATAACCTTTAATTTatgattatcaatttcagatgGCTTCAAGAGAATTTCCTCAACACAAAAATAGATAATGTAATCTCACACCAACTCTGAACTGAACTGTTTGAATCGGATTGATTGTCTTATAGGTGAATGCATAATACATCCAGAGACAGAGGTGGACGTACAGCTGCTATTGACGACACACTACATGCCTGACTCTGTGTATCTGCTGACTGTGAAACAAAATGCCTCTCGGGGATATTTAAGATTCTGCCCTACTCTCTACTCCACTCTGTGTCTGGCATCCAtgtcacacaacacacacacacacacacacacacacatacacacacacacacccattcACCTCACCTACACACCTCACCTATACAGAGCTCATATAACTCCACCAACACTCAACCACTTTGAACGGTCATCTACAGACTCAATCACCaactctctttgtttttctcctcctgttctTTCATCCAGCACTCTGTGTTGACTTGAGGCTCTTTTCTAATGAGGTCTCTATCACATGTTGTTTTCAGCCTGACTTGTTTTTAAGTAGTAGACTTCATGCTAAAAGatctttaaagtattttttttggtATAGTGAGAAAGACAGCATGTAAACTCATTCAGATGGCCCTCCATGATTCATCGTCAGTGTTAGATTATTTATAACAGAACTATATGAACAAAGTGACACAGGGGGTTATGCCTGGATAGTGTATTGATCTGTTCCAATCGCAATAGCTTGAATACAGCATCAACAACACTTCCTCTCTTTGTGGTTTATGGATTTTCCACAATGCAGCAAAACTGACCTCTAGGTAGACAGTACCTGGAGGACTGT is a window of Thunnus thynnus chromosome 8, fThuThy2.1, whole genome shotgun sequence DNA encoding:
- the LOC137187480 gene encoding transmembrane protein 125; this encodes MPELDNFPPLRGHRGPELGLNGPADPVQIQHSILEEQVELWWFRDPGKSLLCYCVAVFLILGCGLGGVGLLSTTTSVSSEWRLGAGTALCLLALGVLLKQLLSSAVQDMNCVRSRQRIDMLKSGGLSDLLVVLITGLSLLICGGVLLHLALANHMPKPGQALNDMYISGVVLLAGGGAAVLGVGIYSVVVVLLERTRHGRRFVDQVLNIFTVSGHMDRHARRETTSSLANLI